The nucleotide sequence GTAGCTGGAGCTATCGTCAGAAAGGGGGGATACGAAATTCAGAAGGAAAGTGACAAAATTGTAGAAAAGTTTGGTCCTGTTCCCGTAGGTAAGGCTGTCTATACAGGAGCAGGAAAATTAAAGGCAAAGTACGTAATCCACACGGTTGGTCCTGTATGGGGAGAGGGAAACGAGGAGGAAAAACTTAGGAGTGCAGTAAGGTCTTCTCTTGAAGTTGCAGAGAAATTGGGGATAAAATCGGTAGCCCTTCCGGCAATAAGCACGGGGATTTTTGGCTATCCAAAGGAGGAGGGAACTAAAGTTATCCTTGAGGAAGTTGCAAAGTTCTTAAAAGAGAGGAAAAATTCATCCCTAAAAGAGGTTCACCTGACAAATATTGATAGGAAAACAGCGGAGCTCTTTGTTAAACATTTAAACAATTTAATTAGTTAACAGTTTTAGTACGCCTTCACTATCTCCTTCATCTAAAAACTTCCTTCGGAGTTCAGGGTTTTCCTCTTTTATAGCCTTGTGGCACTTTACACACTTCTTTATTACCCTATGGGCAGGTGAAGAGCTCATTACTTTTCTGTAGGAGTGGCAGTCAAAACAATCTGCACCACATTTGTCCATTCCTTTTGTAGAGTGGTTCGGATGGCAGTTTGTACAGGTAGATATAACCTTATGTTCCTTGTCCTTAGGAATATTGCTGTGGCATTGGTAACAGTCGCTACTGCAGGCAAAGGAAATTGAAGAGAAAAGAGTAGAAAGAAAAAGAGATAAGACCAACCTTCTCAAATCTTAACCTCTTTTAAATTGAAGAAGTTTGGAAGGAAGGATTACCACCTTCCTCCCCAGCCGAATCTCCAACCTCTTCCGGCTCCTCTGCCTCTTCCAAACCAACCTGCTCCACGTCCTCTACCAAATCCTCTTCCGCAC is from Balnearium lithotrophicum and encodes:
- a CDS encoding macro domain-containing protein, with the protein product MEVLAERKIGDKVLKVVLGDITNESTEAIVNAANSLLRHGGGVAGAIVRKGGYEIQKESDKIVEKFGPVPVGKAVYTGAGKLKAKYVIHTVGPVWGEGNEEEKLRSAVRSSLEVAEKLGIKSVALPAISTGIFGYPKEEGTKVILEEVAKFLKERKNSSLKEVHLTNIDRKTAELFVKHLNNLIS